The following coding sequences are from one Danaus plexippus chromosome 13 unlocalized genomic scaffold, MEX_DaPlex mxdp_15, whole genome shotgun sequence window:
- the LOC116770028 gene encoding lissencephaly-1 homolog produces the protein MKMVLSQRQREELNKAIADYLGSNGYNDALEAFKKEAEMTGEMDRKFGGLLEKKWTSVIRLQKKVMELESKLSEAQKEYIEGAPTRAKRTPTEWIPRPPEKFSLTGHRATITKVIFHPLFSLFVSSSEDATIKVWDFENGDYERTLKGHTDSVQDIAFDQHGKVLASCSADMSIKLWDFNQSHECIKTMHGHDHNVSSVAFSPGGDIVYSASRDKTIKAWEVATGYCVKTYKGHREWVRMVRVSADGKLLASCSNDQTVRIWNAETNECKMELREHEHVVECVSWAPEAAAAAINEAAGGDNRRAAYHGPFLASGSRDKSVKIWDVTTGQCLATLVGHDNWVRGAAWHPGGRYLLTASDDKTLRVWDVAHTRCLKTLYAHQHFATSLDFHKNLPYVISGSVDQTVKVWECR, from the exons GAACAAAGCGATCGCTGACTACCTCGGCAGCAATGGCTACAACGACGCTCTGGAAGCGTTCAAGAAGGAGGCGGAGATGACCGGGGAGATGGATCGCAAATTCGGTGGTCTGCTGGAGAAGAAGTGGACATCCGTTATAAGGCTACAGAAGAAG GTGATGGAACTGGAGTCGAAGCTGTCCGAGGCTCAGAAGGAGTATATAGAGGGTGCTCCGACACGGGCCAAGCGCACGCCCACAGAGTGGATACCACGACCGCCTGAGAAGTTCTCACTGACGGGACATCGGGCAACTATTACTAAG GTGATATTCCACCCGTTGTTCAGCTTGTTCGTGTCGTCCAGCGAGGACGCCACGATCAAAGTGTGGGACTTCGAGAACGGTGACTACGAACGAACCCTCAAGGGTCACACGGACTCCGTACAGGACATCGCGTTCGACCAGCACGGGAAAGTGCTGG CATCCTGCAGCGCGGACATGTCTATAAAGCTGTGGGACTTCAACCAGAGCCACGAGTGCATAAAGACCATGCACGGCCACGACCACAACGTGTCCTCGGTGGCCTTCTCGCCGGGGGGAGACATCGTGTACTCCGCCAGCAGGGACAAGACCATCAAGGCCTGGGAGGTCGCCACTGG TTACTGCGTGAAGACTTACAAGGGTCACCGCGAGTGGGTGAGGATGGTGCGAGTGTCTGCTGACGGGAAGCTGCTCGCTTCCTGTTCCAACGATCAGACCGTACGCATATGGAACGCCGAGACTAACGAATGCAAG ATGGAGCTACGCGAGCACGAGCACGTGGTGGAGTGCGTGTCGTGGGCGCCCGAGGCAGCAGCCGCCGCTATCAACGAGGCGGCCGGCGGAGACAACCGCCGCGCCGCCTACCACGGACCCTTCCTCGCGAGCGGCTCCAGGGATAAATCCGTCAAG ATCTGGGACGTGACGACGGGGCAATGCCTGGCGACGCTGGTGGGTCACGACAACTGGGTGAGAGGCGCCGCGTGGCATCCCGGCGGACGGTACTTACTGACGGCCTCCGACGACAAGACGCTGCGTGTCTGGGACGTCGCTCACACGCGCTGTCTCAAGACACTGTACGCTCACCAACACTTCGCTACCAGCCTCG ATTTCCACAAGAACTTGCCATATGTGATATCCGGCAGCGTCGATCAGACCGTCAAAGTTTGGGAGTGTCGCTAG